From a single Marinobacter sp. THAF197a genomic region:
- a CDS encoding amylase, whose product MTRHDRQYWMGGNRSYEQDRFFEESLDKSLWQKAEGPENWDACWYTGMPDPDFFSQVGPERKINHIPGNNALTVKSRLYRSLMDLRDRVERQQKAGKHLTDRLAFVPRVFSMPEDYHAFQQAALDNPDKRWLIKPKNAARGKGIQLVGDPADVPMESSWMVQEYLENPHTMHGRKYVLRLYVLVSSVSPFRVYLYRQGFAKLASMPYDEENANNPYSYLTNPDVNALNLDADVPVEFVDFERYRAWLREQGHDDEALFAKIEDMVALTCLAALEPMRERSRVIGADTRGCYELMGIDCLIDADIKPWILECNLSPSLEVCAGPESGGDIEERIKGSIVADMVEMLGLNRPTHEESSGSMVEQLVRETQTELANSGGFRNLIPGSAPSAYLPFMALPRLSDWVVAQALSDRPLKQPRLERWVVEETFSEDQVYLYDTRLGHLSSLNETASLIWLMATEGAGPDDIASALVESALKTMPSAPDSWAIRNDVWNTLADWVNNRFLIQSEQATSNSAPVEAQPPVPETSAMMSMALSCGRFRARFYTDSAPLVNRIEHLFEPMAVHDEAGRDSMPRLEIVRDIPGFTLILDGQVVRSRLPLSGVAQALADCLAAHAAKHHDIAVDAGLVSRQDSDHPLFMISHCRLDLRDTLTLALADRWQGRYGRGAILNAAEDYQVESLSLPLLHRAEGEGVEVAKAATSQHSGLVRALLVPTEESLPEANGIQNLAVNEALIHLIASCCAEGGVPLDAHGFSRLSGWLEGCERYLVDMNNLEAAAEALSVRSSDKVPQRLSGGR is encoded by the coding sequence ATGACTCGGCATGATCGTCAATACTGGATGGGCGGCAACCGGTCCTATGAACAGGACCGCTTCTTCGAGGAGTCCCTCGATAAATCTCTGTGGCAAAAGGCTGAAGGTCCTGAAAACTGGGATGCCTGCTGGTATACGGGTATGCCTGATCCAGATTTCTTCAGTCAGGTGGGGCCGGAGCGGAAAATTAACCACATCCCCGGCAACAATGCCCTCACGGTGAAAAGCCGCCTTTACCGCAGCCTGATGGACTTGCGCGACCGCGTTGAGCGGCAGCAAAAGGCCGGCAAACACCTGACCGACCGCCTGGCGTTCGTGCCCAGGGTGTTCTCGATGCCTGAGGACTACCATGCCTTCCAGCAGGCGGCGCTGGATAATCCGGACAAGCGCTGGTTGATCAAGCCGAAGAACGCCGCCCGCGGCAAGGGCATTCAGCTGGTAGGTGATCCGGCTGACGTGCCCATGGAATCCTCCTGGATGGTTCAGGAGTACCTGGAAAATCCCCACACCATGCACGGCCGGAAATATGTCCTGCGGCTGTATGTGCTTGTTTCTTCGGTCTCGCCCTTTCGTGTTTACCTGTATCGCCAGGGTTTCGCCAAGCTGGCGTCCATGCCTTACGACGAGGAAAACGCGAATAACCCCTACAGCTACCTTACCAATCCGGATGTGAATGCGCTGAATCTGGATGCCGACGTGCCCGTGGAATTCGTGGATTTCGAACGTTACCGGGCCTGGCTCCGGGAGCAGGGGCACGACGATGAGGCCCTGTTTGCCAAAATCGAGGACATGGTCGCCCTGACCTGCCTGGCGGCCCTGGAGCCCATGCGAGAGCGTTCCCGGGTGATCGGTGCTGATACCCGTGGCTGCTATGAACTAATGGGCATTGATTGTCTGATCGATGCGGACATCAAGCCCTGGATCCTTGAATGCAACCTCAGCCCTTCCCTGGAGGTGTGTGCCGGCCCGGAGAGTGGCGGTGACATCGAGGAACGCATCAAGGGATCCATTGTTGCCGACATGGTCGAAATGCTCGGCCTCAATCGCCCCACGCATGAAGAGTCCAGCGGTTCGATGGTGGAGCAACTGGTCCGTGAAACCCAGACCGAACTGGCGAACAGCGGCGGTTTCAGGAACCTGATACCGGGATCAGCCCCATCGGCGTACCTGCCATTCATGGCCCTGCCGAGGTTGTCCGACTGGGTGGTCGCCCAGGCCCTTTCTGACCGGCCCCTGAAGCAACCCCGCCTTGAACGCTGGGTAGTAGAGGAAACCTTCAGCGAAGACCAGGTTTACCTCTACGACACCCGCCTGGGCCACCTGAGCAGCCTGAATGAGACCGCGTCGCTGATCTGGTTGATGGCCACCGAGGGTGCCGGGCCCGATGACATTGCCTCGGCGCTGGTGGAGTCTGCGCTCAAGACCATGCCCTCGGCTCCTGACTCGTGGGCGATTCGCAATGATGTCTGGAATACCCTGGCGGACTGGGTGAACAACCGGTTCCTGATCCAGTCAGAACAAGCCACCTCAAACTCTGCCCCGGTGGAGGCTCAGCCACCCGTGCCGGAAACCTCGGCAATGATGTCGATGGCGTTGTCCTGTGGTCGTTTCCGGGCGCGGTTCTACACCGACAGTGCCCCCCTGGTTAACCGGATTGAACACTTGTTCGAGCCGATGGCTGTTCATGATGAGGCGGGTAGAGACTCCATGCCCAGATTGGAAATTGTTCGGGATATCCCGGGTTTTACTCTGATTCTTGATGGCCAGGTGGTCCGCTCCCGGCTGCCGCTCTCCGGCGTTGCCCAAGCGCTGGCCGATTGCCTGGCTGCCCATGCGGCTAAACACCATGACATTGCAGTGGACGCCGGACTGGTCTCCCGGCAGGACTCGGATCACCCCCTGTTTATGATCAGCCATTGCCGGCTGGATCTCAGAGATACCCTGACGCTGGCCCTGGCCGACCGCTGGCAGGGCCGCTATGGCCGGGGAGCAATACTGAACGCCGCGGAGGACTATCAGGTTGAGAGTCTAAGTCTGCCGTTGCTGCACCGGGCTGAGGGTGAAGGTGTTGAGGTTGCTAAGGCGGCCACAAGCCAACACTCAGGCTTGGTACGAGCGCTGCTGGTGCCGACGGAAGAGTCTCTGCCCGAGGCGAACGGTATCCAGAACCTTGCGGTTAATGAAGCCCTGATCCACCTGATTGCCAGTTGCTGTGCCGAAGGTGGCGTGCCTCTGGATGCCCATGGTTTCAGCCGTTTGTCGGGTTGGCTGGAGGGCTGCGAGCGATATCTGGTGGACATGAACAATCTGGAGGCCGCCGCAGAGGCGCTCTCCGTGCGGAGTTCCGACAAGGTGCCGCAACGACTGTCCGGGGGCCGGTGA
- a CDS encoding DinB family protein has protein sequence MTQPNSDHDPGISGLIEENILAIHQLVNLLNSLPAECYRQSFGAKKPQVIGKHVRHIIDHYTALLSASSRPGALLDYENRHRELVLETDRKAGRDRLMGIAQQLQDQWREDCEGELAMLHNSAGAQQVVSTSVERELVFLASHTIHHMAIIGMLAEQAGMEVSSDFGVHPSTLRYLEKQAEGLARSA, from the coding sequence ATGACACAGCCAAATTCAGATCACGATCCGGGTATCAGCGGCCTCATTGAGGAAAACATCCTTGCGATCCACCAACTGGTGAACCTGCTGAACTCACTCCCAGCGGAATGTTATCGACAGAGTTTTGGTGCCAAAAAGCCGCAGGTTATTGGCAAGCATGTCCGGCACATCATTGACCACTACACCGCTCTGTTGTCTGCATCTTCACGCCCGGGCGCGCTGCTGGACTACGAGAACCGACATCGCGAGTTAGTGCTCGAAACGGACCGGAAGGCCGGTCGCGACCGGCTCATGGGTATTGCACAGCAGTTGCAGGATCAGTGGCGAGAGGATTGTGAGGGTGAACTGGCGATGCTGCACAACAGCGCCGGCGCGCAACAAGTGGTCAGCACCAGTGTTGAGCGCGAGCTGGTATTCCTGGCCAGCCATACCATTCACCACATGGCGATCATCGGCATGTTGGCGGAACAGGCCGGCATGGAGGTCAGCTCCGATTTCGGCGTTCACCCATCCACATTGCGTTACCTGGAAAAACAGGCCGAAGGTCTGGCCAGAAGTGCTTGA
- a CDS encoding NRDE family protein translates to MCTVSWCHSPHGLDLLFSRDESLERPMAEPPVVDRYEGLSTVMPIDPLGGGTWIAANDRGMAVMILNDYRYASRVSPGDAQSRGLLVRRLSQMSNAAQVRKYLFRETLKYFPPFLLLAFDRERASPTHWAWNGETLRESTLRGGSCISTSSWLPRLVPGVRRLVIRRALGRCQPDQAFSKLLSLHRNIDPCLPPRLAVAMRREGRETVSLTHLRVGKSEVIMRYWPGHPSESYSNDPFLASIGLNRMPVQRG, encoded by the coding sequence ATGTGTACGGTCAGTTGGTGCCACTCGCCCCATGGGCTGGATCTGCTTTTCAGCCGGGATGAGTCCCTCGAACGGCCCATGGCCGAGCCGCCTGTTGTGGATCGATATGAGGGCCTAAGTACGGTCATGCCAATAGATCCTCTCGGCGGTGGTACCTGGATAGCGGCAAATGACCGGGGTATGGCTGTCATGATTCTTAATGACTATCGATACGCGTCCAGAGTGTCTCCGGGCGATGCGCAGAGCCGTGGATTGCTGGTAAGGCGCCTAAGCCAAATGAGCAACGCTGCCCAAGTCCGCAAATACCTGTTTCGGGAGACACTCAAGTACTTTCCACCGTTTCTTTTGTTGGCGTTTGATCGTGAAAGAGCCAGTCCGACCCACTGGGCATGGAATGGGGAGACGCTGCGGGAATCGACGTTGAGAGGTGGTTCCTGCATCAGCACGTCTTCCTGGTTGCCCAGGCTGGTGCCGGGGGTACGTCGACTGGTGATTCGCAGGGCTCTTGGGCGCTGTCAGCCGGATCAGGCGTTCTCGAAGCTGTTGTCACTGCATCGCAATATCGACCCCTGCCTCCCGCCAAGGCTGGCTGTGGCCATGCGGCGGGAGGGCCGAGAAACCGTGAGTCTCACACACCTGCGTGTGGGTAAAAGCGAGGTGATCATGCGGTATTGGCCGGGGCACCCCTCGGAGTCTTACAGCAACGATCCTTTCCTGGCCTCGATTGGCCTGAACAGAATGCCAGTCCAGCGAGGATGA
- a CDS encoding cytochrome c peroxidase, with the protein MSTENKRKALLGRLSRNLMVTVPMMTVVAVAGAGFNAGASSGFGLIPSAEAAQGEAEGEARGEAEGEARGEAEGAGEARAEGEAEGEAEGEAEGEAEGEGASADLKKAVRRPDGYQPYQGNVAELRALGEKLFNDNSLSSNGLSCATCHANGAGYNATFKNEYPHMVAMGQRDFGLDMVHLDEMVQICMVAPMAADPLAWGSKELAALTEYSRVEQKKFIDKK; encoded by the coding sequence ATGTCTACAGAAAACAAACGCAAGGCCCTGCTAGGCAGGCTGTCGCGAAATCTAATGGTGACGGTTCCCATGATGACCGTCGTGGCGGTTGCGGGTGCAGGTTTTAACGCCGGTGCTAGTTCCGGTTTCGGTCTGATACCGTCGGCCGAAGCCGCCCAGGGCGAGGCAGAAGGTGAGGCCCGGGGAGAAGCGGAAGGGGAAGCCCGTGGTGAAGCTGAAGGTGCAGGCGAGGCCCGGGCAGAAGGTGAAGCCGAAGGAGAGGCAGAGGGTGAGGCAGAAGGAGAAGCGGAGGGGGAAGGTGCCTCTGCAGACCTCAAAAAAGCGGTTCGCCGGCCTGACGGTTACCAGCCTTATCAGGGTAACGTAGCGGAACTCCGGGCGTTGGGTGAGAAACTGTTTAACGATAACAGCCTCTCTTCCAACGGCTTATCCTGCGCCACCTGTCATGCCAATGGCGCCGGATACAACGCCACATTCAAGAACGAATACCCGCATATGGTTGCCATGGGTCAGCGCGACTTCGGACTGGACATGGTGCACCTGGACGAAATGGTCCAGATCTGCATGGTCGCGCCAATGGCTGCTGATCCCCTGGCATGGGGCTCCAAAGAGTTGGCGGCGTTGACGGAATATTCCCGCGTGGAACAGAAGAAGTTTATCGACAAGAAGTAG